CTATTCAATTCTCATGATTGTGTTCgttttggccatgaacacaTTCTTGGTTCTGCAACAGGGTCTAGAATTGAACCTTGCAATTCTTTTGAAGCGGCCCCAATTCTCTCTCACATAAGTGATTCTATATTGCTTCTCATCAGAATCATTTAAATTCGTAAGCTTATCCTTAACATTCAATGTTTCATAATAAGAATAGACTAGAGATAACCCCCACAGCGATTCTCCAAATTAGTGCGATTaggttgtcccattgaacctagttcttgggatctccagtcaGCGTAGGTTGGATTTTCCTTTgcaccaatttattctataggtTTGAGCCCCATTCCCCTTGACATTTTCGCAACTGACTATCTGTTTAATCCTTTGGTTAGCGGATCTGCTATATTATTctttgactttacatagtcaACAGATATAACTCCAGTTGAGATTAGTTGTCTAATGGTATTATATCTACGACGTATATACCTAGACTTACcgttatacatattattttgtgcCCTTCCAATCGCAGATTGGCTATCATAATGTATGCATATAGCCGGCACTGGTTTTTCTCATCATGGAACATCTTCTAAGAAGTTACGTAGCCATTCAGCTTCTTTAGCACACTTGTCAAAAACTAtaaactcagattccattgTGGATATGgctattacagtttgtttagaagatttcCATGCAATTGATGCACctcctaaagtgaatacaaatctatTTGTAGATTTAgagtctttcatatcagatatccaatttgcatcaTTGTATCCTTCAACTACAGCAGGATATCTTGTATAATGCAGCCCATGATCACGAATGTACCTTAAGTATCTTAGCAATCTAATAATTGCTTTTCAGTGTTCAACTCCTGGATTACTCGTGAATCTACTCATTATCTTACAGCATAAGCTATGTATGGTCTTGTACAACTCGTTAAGTACATCAAACTTCCAATGGctcgagagtattctaattgagacatACTCTCACCTCGATTTTTTGATAGATGTTGACTGGTATCTATCGGGGTTCTAGCCAATGCAGAGTCATTcttattgaatttctcaagtattttgtcaaaataatgtgactgacttagaactagcccttctgatgttctatgaattttaattccaaggatTACATCGACTAAGTccaaatctttcatgtcaaatcttgagttcaataacttcttggtggatttgatcatcttatcattactaCCAATGATAAATATGTCATCTATgtaaagacataaaatgacatatccaTTTTCAGTGGTTtttatgtatacacatttgtcacattcactgaatttaaatccactttctatcatggctttatcaaatttttcgtgtcattgctttggtgcttgttttaagtCATATAGAAACTTCATCAGTTTACAAACCTTGTTTTCTTGCTCAGTCGCAGAAAATCATTCAGATTGTTCCATGTAAATTTCCTTttctaaatctccatttagaaaaATTGTCTTTATAtccatttggtgtacttcaaAATTTCGCAAGGTGGCAATAGCGAGTATCACACGAATAGAGGTTACTATCGATACGGGAGAATATGTGTCGAAGTAATCAAGCCCTTCACGTTGATGGTAACCTTTGATTACCAATCTGACTTTATACTTATCTATggttccatctgatttcattttccttttgaaaacccatttacagCCTAGTGATTTGCTTCCTGAAGGAAGATTTACTAATTCCCAcgtatggttttgtaaaatggattccatttcggaattgatagcctctttccatagaggtccctcagatgaactcattgcttccttgaagctttgaggttcaATTTCCATCTTCaaagtgatgaaatccggaCCAAAGGATTTCTCAGTCCTAGCACTCTTGCTACGTCTAGGTTCAATGTCTTGATCAAGCTTTTGCTCTTTATCAATTGTCTCATATAAACTTTTGGATGAACTTGGTTCTTCCTTAGATTTGAATGGAAACATGTGTTCAAAGAacgaagcatttcttgattccattatcgtattcttgtgaatatcaggtatttgagattcgtgtacaagaaaacgataaacgctgctgttttgagcatatccaatgaaaatgcaatcaacaGTTTTTGGTCATATCTTTACTTTTTTCGGAGTGCATATTGCAATCTTGGCAAGACATCCCCACACTcgcaagtattggtaggaaggtcttctacctttccataactcgtatggacttttatcttgcttctttTGGGGCACattatttaaaaggtaatttgctGTTAGAACAGCTTCTTCCAACATATTCtgtggtaaaccagaacttaataacaacgcattcatcatttctttcaagttgtgattctttctctctgcaatGTCATTTTGCTGAGAAGAATAAGATGTAGTTCTTTCATGTTTGATACCgtgttgagcacaaaactcagcaaattACGATTTATATTCACCTCCACGATCACTTCTTAGCACcttaattttcttgctaagttgatgttcaacttcactcttatattggacaaatttatcaatatcttcatccttacttttaaggagatacacataacagcctatcgtcaacaaaagtaatgaagtatttatttccaCTACGAGTTTGTACAtcttttaaatcacatatataactgtgaattagatcaagtggtTCACTATTTCTTTCAATTGTTCGAAAAGATGATCTCTTTGGTTTTGCATCAACACAAGTTTcacatttgtgttgtttatcaatttggaaTGCACGAATgctgataggatcggttaattGGTGAAATAGTGTTTAGAAAGCGGGTTGAATAAACATTTAACGATTTTAACAACCTTTTtaaatattgagtcagtttagtgacaaactgaagctcggaatcttgtcagtcaatatcaatcagttaaaaaAAAGTGCggaataaactgactgatagatagaataaaaactgaAGTAATAACAAACaggattttatggatgttcggagatttcaatcactcctacgtcaccctttctatcacaaggatatgatatttactaaaagactttgattgatacaaacaattgtacagacccacttcagtttggacttaacaatgccaaaactgaaactcttagtttacaacgAAATTCACAGTACTCAACTAGACTTGAACAAGGCTTAGCACAACTATCTCTTTAAGATCGAGTTTTACAACAACAATAGTTTGTGCTAGAAAGTTCGAAGTATAGCCTGAATACTATATGTATATacgataagtgtgagctttgaatcTTTTGAATCTTAGCAGAATTTCAGCAGAGTGATTGTAAGTAACTCGTGTGTTGTTTTTTGTAACTTTTCACGTATTCAGCTGctcttctctgctatttataggcttctcttccaacggcaataattaatacaatttgaatttttttatctgtTGTTTGTCACGTCAACATTCCTCTGACATTTGTACACTGCAGCTTTTCTAAAATGCGGCTCTCCTACTATTAGTTGCAatctgctttgtactgttgtcggttgaacGTCCTTATTCTTGACATGTACAGTCgaaagatcagctgataagcaatagctgataagctcacaattttttgtagcaactgatcagtcagttgtctatgtagttcagttcagttcagccgGTTCAGTTTCCTTTAATATTTAGCGCATTAGTCATCGGTTAAAGGCAACTGTCagtttgcatattttagatcaggtactatcagtcttcttgatcagttagttcaatcGTTTAAGcaatcagtttgtcaaacatcgaaattcagtttccaacaaatgcttttcatgttaattagtctACGAATTGTATCATAATTAACGTGTTCAAGTCTACCATGTCACAAACAAGAAGACTCAAGCAAGTAAGCAAAAGTATTAACTTTATTCATCACGTGCTTAATAGTCATTACATTGAATTTGAATAAATCATTACAGACATAACATTTGCCAACAAACATTCCACTTTTCAACAAAACAACCTTATCTGACTCAAAGACAATGCGAAAACCATGATTGTTAAGAAACAACCCGGACACCAAGTTCTTGCGGATGTCAGGTACATACAACACATTGGTCAGAGTCAGTTCTTTTCTAGATGTCATCTTTAGAACAACTTTTCCTTGACCCTTGATCTCAAAAGTAGCGGAATTTCCCATGAATAGGTTTTCCCCATTCACAGATTCCTCAAGAGTAGCAAACATCTCCTTGTCCGAGCAAACATGGCGAGTAGCACCAGTGTCGATCCACCACTCCCTTGGGTTCGAACCCACCAAATTAACTTCTGATATTACAGCACAAAGATTCATGTTCGAAACCTCCTGAGAAATATTCTTTACCACATTCGCCTCTCGGTTTCTCTTTGGCTTCTTACATTCAGAGGCCTTGTGACCCATACCATCACAGTTGTAGCATTTTCCAgataaatttttcttcaaaatgcCTCCCTTGGGtcccatgttcaaccttttgtTGGAGGTGGAAAAGGTTCTCTTTTTTGACCTTTGACCATGCTCGATAACATTTGCTTTAGTAGCAAAGGGAGAAAACAATTGTCTTTCCGAACTCTTGTTGTCTTCTTCGATGTGAAGTCGAACAATgagctcttcaacattcaaCTCCTTGCGCTTGtgctttaaataatttttgaaatccttccaagctggtggtagcttctcaacaatagcaGCCACTTGGAATGATTCGCTCAAAGTCATCCCCTCACCATGTATCTCGTGAAGAATCACTTGGAGTTCTTGAACTTGCCTGATAACCagctttgaatccaccattttaAAGTCCAGAAAGTGGCCAACAAGAAACTTCTTGGCCCTAGCATCCTCGATTTTGTACTTTCTGTCAAGGGATTTACATTGCTCTTTAGCTATTTTCTTTTCGCAAAACACGTTGTAGAGCGAATCGACCAATCCGTTTAGTACATAGTTTCGAAATAAGAAATCAGAATGATTCCATGCCTCCACCGCACTAACAGATTCAACATCTCCCTCACCCTCTTTTAGTTTAGGAGCATCCTCAGACAGGAATCTGGCCAGGTTCAACATCGTCAAGTAGAACAGCATCTTCTGCTGCTATTTTTTGAAGTCCACACGAGTGAACTTTTCAAGTTTTTCACCGTGACTGGATGGGACAGCAACCGCAGCAACACGTGGGGTAACATGAGGGACAACTTGAGGTGGAACATGAGGGACAACATGATCAGTTTCCCTTTGCACGCTGATTTCAGTAGCCATATCTGAAAGAAATTACGTATTTAGTAATCGGTTTTAAGCTTATTATACAATATATCGACTGAGATAGTACAAAAATGTTTCGGTAAAGAAAACAGTAGATGAAGgcttaaaataaaccaaatcgAGGCCTGTATGAAATACAGTGTCCTTAAAACAAATTCGTCCCTCCAGCCGAGAACAACTAGCAGTAACCTGGTACGAGGCACCACTACGGCGAACTAAAAAGTACCTGAACTTTATCACAAGGGCAGAAGAACAGCAGCCGGAGGAAGGAGCAGCAGCCGAGACAAAAATAAGAGTGTTGAAGGAATGAGACTACACTAGAGTGTGTGAGATTATTCTGAAGGACTTGAGGCTGCCTATATATAGGCATTCGGGTTCCATATGGACAGACACTGCTGGCCATCCGGAAGGCCAAAGGTCATTCCAGCTGGAGCACCAAAGGTCATTCCAGCTGGACAGACAATGATAATTCAGAAACAATTGAGAAATTTTTACATTATGTGCATTTTGTTAATTCTATAaattttgtaaagaaaatttcttgaaattcccatccgattttgccccatttttcaaattttaaatatgattataATGGGAATTTGATCACTAGAAACCGCTATGTCCAACAAATTTTTGGGCAGTAGCGTGAGATTTTTATAAACTAGAAAACCTAGTGAACAACTCTTCTTTTATACATGAGCCCAAAAACAGTGTGCATGGTCGTGCAAAGTAAGCATCAAATCAACTCTTGAATCattctaaaatatatatgatataactTTGTTCTTCATAAAAGTTCATAATAAATTGTACACTAGTAAAAAACTTCTGAAATTTGGACTTAAAATCTAAAATTAGTGTAGTAACCTTTGGCGAAagccaaatttaaaaaaacgaaTTGGCGTGTGTGAAAGGCGGAACGGGGTGCATTCCGACAACCACGCGTGGACGATATACTTAAGGTAGAATCGTCTTGACACTTTctacaacttttgtgttgaaTGTGTTTCGAAAATTCCAGCTGATCATGCTTAGATTGTATTTTTCCAAAATGGTTTTCAAAGGTACCATGTTGCCGGAAATGGCTATTGCCGGTGACATTTTGAGTGATCGCCCTACACTTATATAAACTAGATAACGTAATAAAAAAACTTTTGTTCTATATAAAGATCAAAAACTGTGTGCGATGctatgaaataaaatcatgaaCATTCAACATGTGGATGGAAGTTTTTGGGGTATATTTCTTATTATCCTGCTTGTTTTCCGAAATTTTAGTCGATTCTGATAAATGATCTTTCTACACGTCTAACACAAATGGTCTTCTAGGTAAGAGATGattgatgtatatttttttcagaattttttGATAAGGATTTGAGTTTTTTTGGATGATTTTCTTCTCTAACTCACTTCATTTCACTTATTGTCACTTCATCACCTTACTTTTCAGGTACTAAATACACGAAATTATCATTGTTTTGTATAGTTTGGAGTGTTTAAATATGTAAATTTAGGGATGTCAATTCGGGTAGATTGGgcgggtcgtgtcgggttgagcaatagtactattcaaaaattgctcaacccgagCCTGAACCCGAATCAATTCGATCAACCCTTATAACCCgatcttgaattttttaaataaaattacataaaattcaaa
This genomic interval from Primulina huaijiensis isolate GDHJ02 chromosome 14, ASM1229523v2, whole genome shotgun sequence contains the following:
- the LOC140957938 gene encoding uncharacterized mitochondrial protein AtMg00820-like; translation: MESILQNHTWELVNLPSGSKSLGCKWVFKRKMKSDGTIDKYKVRLVIKGYHQREGLDYFDTYSPVSIVTSIRVILAIATLRNFEVHQMDIKTIFLNGDLEKEIYMEQSE